In one window of Campylobacter hepaticus DNA:
- a CDS encoding ABC transporter substrate-binding protein: protein MKIKFLTPAQNYEDQSARLLREKIINKLPDVSFNSYSYLATLVNKNIPKDLTQNLINKKELGFNDNAFKATTLENKIYAIPFASSLPVVYYNMDLVKQAKWNKELPKTWEEIFDLAQKINLLEGKNGVYFGETDTWLILALSLQRGGKLINEKGKVDFSQEAWQETFKLLSDFHTLAKMPAIKRSEAISAFYAGNLGILIQTSAALSQTEKSINFPLKISQFPGMKPGGELPVGGSVVMLTNDKNKEAALKYIHFVTGEANAYVPQYTGYMTSNFLANAKLQDFYDKNYNHTIAPSQINLMGYWPSFPGDNALKATNTLWNYAQKLLMGISINYRDIAQEAQEEINLLLP, encoded by the coding sequence ATTAAAATAAAATTTCTAACACCAGCACAAAATTATGAAGATCAAAGTGCTAGACTTTTAAGAGAAAAAATAATCAACAAACTTCCTGATGTAAGTTTTAACAGTTATAGCTATCTAGCTACCCTAGTTAATAAAAATATCCCCAAAGATTTAACACAAAATCTTATCAATAAAAAAGAATTAGGATTTAATGATAATGCTTTTAAAGCAACGACTCTAGAAAATAAAATTTATGCTATTCCTTTTGCAAGTTCTTTACCTGTTGTGTATTACAATATGGACTTAGTCAAACAAGCAAAATGGAACAAAGAACTTCCTAAAACCTGGGAGGAAATTTTTGATTTAGCTCAAAAAATCAATTTACTGGAAGGGAAAAATGGGGTTTATTTTGGAGAAACAGATACTTGGCTTATTTTAGCCTTGAGTCTTCAAAGAGGTGGAAAGCTTATTAATGAAAAAGGTAAAGTAGATTTTAGTCAAGAGGCATGGCAAGAAACCTTTAAGCTTTTAAGTGATTTTCATACTTTAGCAAAGATGCCAGCTATAAAACGATCTGAAGCTATAAGTGCATTTTACGCAGGAAATTTAGGCATACTTATACAAACTTCAGCGGCTTTAAGTCAAACAGAAAAAAGTATCAATTTTCCCTTAAAAATTTCTCAATTTCCAGGGATGAAACCAGGAGGAGAATTACCAGTGGGTGGTTCTGTAGTTATGCTAACTAACGATAAAAATAAAGAAGCAGCTTTAAAATATATTCACTTTGTAACAGGAGAAGCTAATGCTTATGTACCTCAATATACAGGCTATATGACTAGCAATTTCTTAGCTAATGCTAAATTACAAGACTTTTACGATAAAAATTATAACCATACAATAGCTCCTTCTCAGATCAATCTAATGGGATATTGGCCTTCATTTCCAGGAGATAATGCACTAAAAGCCACAAATACTTTATGGAATTATGCTCAAAAACTTCTTATGGGAATAAGTATTAATTACCGTGATATTGCACAAGAAGCTCAAGAAGAAATTAATTTATTACTACCTTAA
- the rplB gene encoding 50S ribosomal protein L2, with amino-acid sequence MAIKTYKPYTPSRRYITGLSSEDITAKPSVRSLLVKLPAHAGRNSYGRITSRHKESGAKKLYRIIDFKRRKFGIEGKVEAIEYDPYRNCRIALIAYKDGEKRYILQPRGLGVGDIVASAESGLDIKPGNAMKLKNIPVGSIVHNVELKPGKGGQMIRSAGSYAQLMGKEEKYVILRLASGEMRQVLAECMASIGEVGNEEWANVTIGKAGRNRHRGIRPQTRGSAMNPVDHPHGGGEGKKNSGRHPVTPWGKPTKGAKTRRKKASDKLIISRRKGK; translated from the coding sequence ATGGCAATTAAAACTTATAAACCATATACTCCAAGTAGAAGATATATCACAGGTTTAAGTTCTGAAGATATTACAGCTAAACCAAGTGTGCGTTCTTTGCTTGTTAAACTTCCAGCTCATGCAGGTCGCAATAGTTATGGAAGAATTACAAGTCGTCATAAAGAATCAGGCGCTAAAAAACTTTATAGAATCATCGATTTTAAACGTCGTAAATTTGGTATAGAAGGCAAGGTAGAAGCTATTGAATACGATCCTTATAGAAATTGTAGAATAGCTTTAATTGCTTATAAAGATGGTGAAAAAAGATACATTCTTCAACCACGTGGATTAGGTGTTGGAGATATTGTTGCATCTGCTGAAAGTGGACTTGATATCAAGCCAGGTAATGCAATGAAACTTAAAAATATTCCAGTAGGTAGTATAGTTCACAATGTTGAGTTAAAACCAGGCAAAGGCGGCCAAATGATACGTTCTGCAGGATCTTATGCTCAGCTTATGGGTAAAGAAGAAAAATACGTTATTTTAAGACTTGCAAGCGGAGAGATGAGACAAGTTTTAGCTGAATGTATGGCAAGTATTGGTGAAGTTGGCAATGAAGAATGGGCAAATGTAACCATAGGTAAAGCAGGAAGAAACCGTCACAGAGGTATTCGTCCACAAACAAGAGGTTCTGCTATGAACCCAGTAGACCATCCACATGGTGGGGGTGAAGGTAAGAAAAATTCAGGCCGTCATCCAGTAACTCCATGGGGTAAACCTACTAAAGGAGCTAAAACGCGTCGTAAAAAAGCTAGCGATAAGCTAATAATTTCAAGAAGAAAAGGAAAATAA
- a CDS encoding HAD family hydrolase, with protein MDFKLSVLSASNENLVQILLEKENILQYFTNLHCTSLIPKAQTLKNFKQKNSIMIGDCISDIEAALEANVYSIGVLWGWQDKNMLKKANILVKDTVELKNAIRNFYEIHSFN; from the coding sequence TTGGATTTTAAACTTTCTGTATTAAGCGCTAGTAATGAAAATTTAGTTCAGATTCTCCTTGAAAAAGAAAATATTTTACAATATTTTACAAATCTTCATTGTACTAGTTTAATACCAAAAGCACAAACGCTTAAAAATTTTAAACAAAAAAATTCTATTATGATAGGAGATTGTATTAGTGATATAGAAGCAGCATTAGAAGCTAATGTTTATTCTATAGGGGTTTTATGGGGATGGCAAGATAAAAACATGCTTAAAAAAGCTAATATTTTAGTTAAGGATACTGTTGAATTAAAAAATGCTATAAGGAACTTTTATGAAATTCATTCATTTAACTGA
- the rpsC gene encoding 30S ribosomal protein S3, producing the protein MGQKVNPIGLRLGINRNWESRWFPTKANLVENIGEDYKIRAFLKRKLYYAGISQILVERTAKKLRVTVVAARPGIIIGKKGSDVDNLRKELQDLINKDVNINIKEERKAGASAQLAAESVATQLEKRIAFRRAMKKVIQSAQKAGAKGIKVSVSGRLGGAEMARTEWYLEGRVPLHTLRAKIDYGFAEARTTYGNIGVKVWIFKGEVLHKGMQTEKTEENTPAKKPRRTRRSK; encoded by the coding sequence ATGGGACAAAAAGTTAATCCAATTGGTCTAAGACTAGGAATCAATAGAAACTGGGAATCAAGATGGTTTCCAACTAAAGCTAATTTAGTAGAAAATATCGGTGAAGATTATAAAATCAGAGCTTTTCTAAAAAGAAAGCTTTATTATGCAGGAATCAGTCAAATTTTAGTAGAAAGAACTGCTAAAAAATTGCGTGTAACTGTTGTAGCTGCAAGACCTGGTATTATTATAGGTAAAAAAGGTAGTGATGTTGATAATTTAAGAAAAGAATTACAAGATTTAATCAATAAAGACGTAAATATCAATATCAAAGAAGAAAGAAAAGCAGGTGCTTCAGCCCAACTTGCTGCTGAGAGTGTTGCAACTCAGCTTGAAAAAAGAATAGCTTTTAGAAGAGCAATGAAAAAAGTGATTCAAAGTGCACAAAAAGCAGGTGCTAAGGGTATTAAAGTTTCAGTTTCTGGACGTTTAGGTGGTGCTGAAATGGCAAGAACAGAATGGTATCTTGAAGGACGTGTTCCACTTCATACTTTAAGAGCAAAAATCGATTATGGTTTTGCAGAAGCTAGAACAACTTATGGAAATATAGGTGTTAAAGTTTGGATCTTTAAAGGAGAAGTATTGCACAAAGGTATGCAAACTGAAAAAACTGAAGAAAATACTCCAGCTAAAAAGCCAAGACGTACAAGAAGGAGTAAATAA
- the rplN gene encoding 50S ribosomal protein L14 — translation MIQSFTRLAVADNSGAKELMCIKVLGGSKRRYATVGDVIVASVKKALPNGKVKKGQVVKAVIVRTKKEIHRDNGSLIRFDENAAVILDNKREPIGTRIFGPVGREVRYGGFMKIVSLAPEVL, via the coding sequence ATGATTCAAAGTTTTACAAGGCTTGCAGTTGCTGATAATAGCGGTGCAAAAGAATTAATGTGTATTAAAGTTTTAGGCGGTAGTAAAAGAAGATATGCTACTGTAGGTGATGTTATTGTTGCATCTGTTAAAAAAGCCCTACCAAATGGAAAAGTTAAAAAGGGTCAAGTAGTTAAAGCAGTTATTGTTAGAACTAAAAAAGAAATTCATAGAGATAATGGATCTTTGATTCGCTTTGATGAAAATGCTGCTGTTATACTTGATAACAAAAGAGAACCTATAGGAACCCGTATTTTTGGACCAGTGGGAAGAGAAGTTAGATATGGTGGTTTTATGAAAATCGTTTCACTAGCACCGGAGGTATTATAA
- the secY gene encoding preprotein translocase subunit SecY gives MNRALTNKILITLAFLFAYRVLAYVPVPGVNAEVIAEFFNNNQNNALGLFNVFSGGAAERFSIISLGIMPYITASIIMELLAATFPNIGKMKKERDGMQKYMQIIRYATIAITLVQSIGVSIGLQSLHGRGGTQAIMVEDLNTFIALCAISMLAGTMLLMWLGEQITQRGIGNGISLIIFAGIVSGIPRAILGTVGQINSGEMNFLTAFAILLLILLTIGIIIYVELGERRIPVSYSRKVVMQNQNKRIMNYIPIKLNLSGVIPPIFASAILMFPTTILQTSTNPYLQAINDFLNPNGYLFHVLTFLFVIFFAYFYASIVFNAKDIAENLKKQGGFIPGIRPGEGTSNYLNDIASRLTLSGSIYLGLVATLPWVLVKFMGIPFHFGGTSVLIVVQVALDTMRKIEAQIYMSKYQTLNAIGL, from the coding sequence ATGAATAGAGCATTGACGAATAAGATTTTAATCACCTTAGCATTCTTGTTTGCTTATAGGGTTCTGGCTTATGTACCAGTTCCTGGCGTCAATGCTGAAGTGATTGCAGAATTTTTTAACAATAATCAAAACAATGCTTTAGGTTTGTTCAATGTTTTTAGCGGGGGAGCAGCTGAACGTTTTTCTATTATTTCTTTGGGTATTATGCCCTATATTACAGCTTCTATTATTATGGAGCTTCTTGCAGCAACTTTCCCAAATATAGGTAAAATGAAAAAAGAACGTGATGGTATGCAAAAATATATGCAAATTATCCGTTATGCAACCATTGCCATTACCTTAGTGCAAAGTATAGGAGTTTCTATAGGTTTGCAAAGTTTACACGGTCGTGGGGGTACACAAGCTATTATGGTGGAAGATTTAAATACCTTTATTGCTCTTTGTGCCATATCTATGCTTGCAGGAACTATGCTTTTAATGTGGCTTGGAGAACAAATCACACAAAGGGGTATAGGCAACGGTATTTCTTTAATCATTTTTGCAGGTATAGTTTCAGGTATTCCAAGAGCAATTTTAGGAACTGTAGGACAGATTAATTCAGGAGAAATGAATTTTTTAACCGCTTTTGCTATCTTACTTTTGATTTTACTTACTATAGGTATTATTATTTATGTAGAACTTGGAGAAAGAAGAATTCCTGTTTCTTATTCTCGTAAGGTTGTTATGCAAAATCAAAATAAACGCATTATGAATTATATTCCTATTAAATTAAATCTTAGTGGAGTTATCCCACCAATCTTTGCTAGTGCGATTTTAATGTTCCCAACAACCATTTTACAAACTAGTACAAACCCTTATTTGCAAGCTATTAATGATTTTTTAAATCCTAATGGCTATTTATTTCATGTGTTAACTTTCTTATTTGTAATTTTCTTTGCTTATTTTTATGCTTCTATAGTTTTTAATGCTAAAGATATAGCTGAAAATTTAAAAAAACAAGGAGGTTTTATCCCTGGAATTCGTCCTGGTGAAGGAACTTCTAATTATCTTAATGATATAGCTTCACGCTTGACTTTATCAGGTTCTATTTATTTAGGACTTGTTGCAACCTTGCCTTGGGTTTTGGTTAAATTTATGGGTATACCTTTTCATTTTGGAGGCACTTCAGTTCTTATTGTAGTGCAAGTTGCCCTTGATACCATGAGAAAAATTGAAGCTCAAATTTATATGAGTAAATACCAAACTTTAAATGCCATAGGCTTGTAA
- the rpsH gene encoding 30S ribosomal protein S8, whose protein sequence is MINDIISDSLTRIRNAGMRKLETTKLLHSKVVEALVGIFQAKGYIESFNVTQEDKKKFINVVLKYDEKGKSVINELKRISKPGRRVYKGKDEIKRFKNGYGTIVVSTSHGVLANDEAYKAGVGGEILCTIW, encoded by the coding sequence ATGATAAATGATATTATTTCAGATTCACTCACTCGCATTAGAAATGCAGGAATGAGAAAGCTTGAAACAACCAAACTTTTACATTCTAAAGTTGTAGAAGCTTTAGTAGGAATTTTTCAAGCTAAAGGTTATATTGAAAGTTTTAATGTTACCCAAGAAGATAAAAAGAAATTTATCAATGTGGTTTTAAAATACGACGAAAAAGGTAAAAGTGTTATCAACGAGCTTAAAAGAATTTCTAAGCCAGGTCGTCGTGTTTATAAAGGTAAAGATGAAATCAAACGTTTCAAAAATGGTTATGGTACTATAGTAGTTAGCACCAGTCATGGCGTTTTAGCTAATGATGAAGCTTATAAAGCAGGTGTTGGCGGCGAAATTTTATGTACTATTTGGTAA
- the rplF gene encoding 50S ribosomal protein L6 produces the protein MSRIGKQPITIPAGVEVKLEGNLLQFKKGNLVKELDTKANVNVEIKDNNIVFSPKGEDRQSRAYWGTYRALAYNVVIGLTQGFSKTLEINGVGYKATLKGKVLELSLGFSHPINYDIPEGIEIVVDKNTVIVKGSDKQVVGQVAAQIREFRPPEPYKGKGVKYADERIIRKAGKTSKK, from the coding sequence ATGTCTCGTATAGGTAAACAACCCATCACTATTCCAGCAGGAGTAGAAGTAAAATTAGAAGGAAATTTACTTCAATTTAAAAAAGGAAATTTGGTAAAAGAGCTTGATACAAAAGCAAATGTTAATGTTGAGATTAAAGACAATAATATTGTTTTTTCTCCAAAAGGTGAAGATAGACAAAGTAGAGCGTATTGGGGAACTTATAGAGCTTTAGCTTATAATGTTGTTATAGGTTTAACTCAGGGTTTTTCTAAAACTCTTGAAATCAACGGTGTAGGTTATAAAGCAACTTTAAAAGGTAAAGTTTTAGAACTAAGTCTTGGTTTTTCACATCCTATAAATTATGATATTCCAGAAGGAATTGAAATCGTAGTGGATAAAAATACTGTCATAGTAAAAGGAAGTGATAAACAAGTTGTGGGTCAAGTAGCTGCTCAAATTCGCGAATTTAGACCACCAGAGCCATATAAAGGAAAAGGCGTTAAGTATGCTGATGAACGTATTATCCGCAAAGCTGGTAAGACATCTAAGAAGTAA
- the rplP gene encoding 50S ribosomal protein L16: MLMPKRTKYRKMMKGRNRGYANRGTEFTFGDFALKATEAGRINSRQIEAARIALTRFVKRQGKTWIRVFPDKPLTKKPLETRMGKGKGAVEEWVMNIKPGRIIYEMAGVNEEIARQALTLAMHKLPFKTKFITRESQNEIY, translated from the coding sequence ATGTTAATGCCAAAAAGAACTAAATATCGTAAAATGATGAAAGGGCGTAACAGAGGTTATGCTAATCGCGGAACAGAATTTACTTTTGGTGATTTTGCTTTAAAAGCAACCGAAGCAGGACGTATTAACTCGCGTCAAATTGAAGCAGCACGTATTGCTTTAACCCGTTTTGTTAAAAGACAAGGCAAAACCTGGATTAGAGTTTTTCCAGATAAACCTTTAACAAAAAAACCTTTAGAAACACGTATGGGTAAAGGTAAAGGCGCTGTTGAAGAATGGGTAATGAATATTAAGCCAGGTCGTATTATTTATGAAATGGCAGGAGTAAATGAAGAAATTGCAAGACAAGCATTGACTTTAGCTATGCATAAACTTCCATTTAAAACTAAGTTTATTACAAGAGAGAGCCAAAATGAAATATACTGA
- the rpsE gene encoding 30S ribosomal protein S5, producing MEKYNREEFEEVIVDIGRVTKVVKGGRRFRFTALVIVGNRKGLVGVGYGKAKEVPDAIRKAVDDAFKNMVEVKIKGSTIAHDVEVKYNASRILLKPASEGTGVIAGGSTRPIVELAGIKDILTKSLGSNNSANVVRATIKALTMLKG from the coding sequence ATGGAAAAATATAATAGAGAAGAATTTGAAGAAGTAATCGTTGATATAGGTAGAGTTACTAAGGTTGTTAAAGGTGGTAGAAGATTTAGATTTACTGCTTTAGTCATAGTTGGAAACCGTAAAGGTTTAGTAGGTGTTGGTTATGGCAAAGCTAAAGAAGTCCCAGATGCTATCCGTAAGGCAGTTGATGATGCATTTAAAAATATGGTTGAAGTCAAAATTAAAGGTTCAACTATAGCCCATGATGTAGAAGTCAAATACAATGCAAGCAGAATTTTGCTAAAACCAGCTAGCGAAGGTACAGGTGTTATCGCTGGTGGTTCTACACGTCCTATTGTTGAACTTGCAGGCATTAAAGATATTTTAACTAAATCTTTAGGATCAAACAATTCAGCTAATGTGGTGCGTGCTACAATCAAAGCTTTAACAATGCTAAAAGGATAA
- the rpsS gene encoding 30S ribosomal protein S19, which produces MARSLKKGPFVDDHVMKKVIAAKKANDNKPIKTWSRRSTIIPDMIGLTFNVHNGKSFIPVYITENHIGYKLGEFSPTRTFKGHKGSVQKKIGK; this is translated from the coding sequence ATGGCTAGATCACTGAAAAAAGGTCCTTTTGTCGACGATCATGTAATGAAAAAAGTTATCGCTGCTAAAAAGGCTAATGATAATAAACCTATTAAAACTTGGTCAAGAAGAAGTACCATTATTCCTGATATGATAGGACTTACATTTAATGTCCATAATGGCAAAAGCTTTATTCCAGTTTATATAACTGAAAATCACATAGGTTATAAACTCGGAGAATTTTCTCCAACCCGCACATTTAAAGGCCATAAAGGTTCTGTGCAAAAGAAAATTGGTAAGTAG
- the rplR gene encoding 50S ribosomal protein L18 has product MRANVLKRKLTLRIKRKKRIRAKISGCENFPRISVFKSNRTLYIQAIDDTKAITLAALDGRKIGIKANKEGAKKIAAEFAKTLKAKNIEQAVFDRNGYVYHGVIAALAESLRENGIRL; this is encoded by the coding sequence ATGAGAGCAAATGTATTAAAAAGAAAACTCACTTTAAGAATCAAAAGAAAAAAAAGAATTAGAGCAAAAATTTCAGGATGTGAAAATTTCCCAAGAATTTCTGTATTTAAATCAAACAGAACTCTATATATCCAAGCGATTGATGATACAAAAGCTATAACTTTAGCAGCGCTTGATGGACGTAAAATCGGTATTAAAGCAAATAAAGAAGGGGCTAAAAAAATCGCTGCTGAATTTGCTAAAACTTTAAAAGCTAAAAATATAGAACAAGCTGTTTTTGATAGAAATGGCTATGTGTATCATGGTGTTATTGCAGCATTAGCGGAATCTTTAAGAGAAAATGGCATTAGGCTATAA
- the rpmC gene encoding 50S ribosomal protein L29, which produces MKYTEIKDKTAAELATMLKEKKVLLFTLKQKLKTMQLTNPKEISQVRKDIARINTAINALK; this is translated from the coding sequence ATGAAATATACTGAGATTAAAGATAAAACAGCAGCTGAGCTTGCAACAATGCTAAAAGAAAAAAAGGTGCTTTTATTCACTTTAAAACAAAAGCTAAAAACTATGCAGCTTACTAATCCAAAAGAGATCAGTCAAGTTAGAAAAGATATTGCTAGAATCAACACAGCAATTAACGCTTTAAAATAA
- the rpsQ gene encoding 30S ribosomal protein S17, which produces MAFKREIQGVVVKIAGEKTVSILVERKVVHPRYRKIVKRFKKYLIHDERNEVKVGDTIVAVECRPLSKRKSFRLKSVLATGVE; this is translated from the coding sequence ATGGCATTTAAAAGAGAAATTCAAGGCGTTGTTGTTAAAATCGCTGGTGAAAAAACCGTAAGTATTTTGGTTGAAAGAAAAGTGGTTCATCCAAGATATAGAAAAATTGTTAAACGCTTTAAAAAATATCTAATTCATGATGAGAGAAATGAAGTTAAAGTGGGTGATACTATCGTTGCAGTAGAGTGTAGACCACTTTCAAAAAGAAAATCATTTCGCTTAAAATCTGTATTAGCTACAGGAGTTGAGTAA
- a CDS encoding type Z 30S ribosomal protein S14, whose product MAKKSMIAKAARKAKFKVRAYTRCQICGRPHSVYRDFGICRVCLRKMGNEGLIPGLKKASW is encoded by the coding sequence ATGGCTAAAAAATCAATGATTGCAAAAGCGGCGCGTAAAGCTAAATTTAAAGTTAGAGCTTATACAAGATGCCAAATTTGTGGGCGTCCTCATTCAGTTTATAGAGATTTTGGAATTTGTAGAGTTTGCTTAAGAAAAATGGGCAATGAAGGTTTGATTCCAGGTCTTAAAAAAGCAAGTTGGTAA
- the rplX gene encoding 50S ribosomal protein L24 has translation MALKLKIKKGDNVKVITGDDKGKTGKVLAVYPKTLKVLVQGCKIAKKAIKPSEKNPNGGFINKEMPMDISNVAKIQE, from the coding sequence ATGGCACTTAAATTAAAAATCAAAAAAGGTGATAATGTTAAGGTTATTACAGGTGATGATAAAGGTAAAACAGGCAAAGTTTTAGCAGTATATCCAAAAACTCTTAAAGTGCTTGTTCAAGGGTGTAAGATTGCTAAAAAAGCTATTAAGCCTAGTGAAAAAAATCCTAACGGTGGTTTTATTAATAAAGAAATGCCAATGGATATTTCCAATGTGGCAAAAATTCAGGAGTAA
- the rplO gene encoding 50S ribosomal protein L15, whose protein sequence is MNLTKAAGSTHKTKRIGRGQGSGMGKTATRGGKGQTARKGYNEKRGFEGGQQPLQRRLPKIGFTSKISKPYIINVEKITALKDLSEISFESIKTVHKISKSVSKIKLIGASAKDLASKIKDENISVTGLK, encoded by the coding sequence ATGAATTTAACAAAAGCAGCGGGTTCAACGCACAAAACTAAAAGAATAGGTCGTGGTCAAGGCAGTGGTATGGGTAAGACTGCTACTAGAGGCGGTAAAGGTCAAACTGCTAGAAAAGGTTATAATGAAAAAAGAGGTTTTGAAGGAGGACAACAACCCCTTCAAAGAAGATTGCCTAAAATAGGTTTTACTTCTAAAATTTCAAAACCTTATATCATTAATGTTGAAAAAATTACAGCCTTAAAAGATTTAAGCGAAATAAGTTTTGAAAGCATCAAAACTGTTCATAAAATTTCAAAATCTGTAAGTAAAATTAAATTAATCGGTGCGAGTGCAAAAGATTTAGCTTCAAAAATTAAAGACGAAAATATTAGCGTCACCGGGTTAAAATAA
- a CDS encoding metallophosphoesterase, translating into MKFIHLTDIHYGNKKEAIYSREPSAMMRLAIQDINQNHNDADFVFITGDLTHKGSLESYAFLKKDLDTLQIPYYLTLGNHDNRTNALTIFKNLKQDDNGFIQYEIQCDNNNVFLVLDTIKLKSHGGEYCQKRQIWLKNALEKNLNKNVFICLHHAPFKTGLKAMDLIGIDEKHSLDIYKLFNSYKNVKHLFFGHYHSTLCGRWKDISFSTLKWINHQVKFDLNSHKVLLEFRRPRICCCFA; encoded by the coding sequence ATGAAATTCATTCATTTAACTGATATACACTACGGGAATAAAAAAGAAGCTATTTACTCAAGAGAACCATCGGCCATGATGCGTTTAGCTATACAAGATATTAATCAAAATCACAATGATGCTGATTTTGTATTTATCACTGGAGATTTAACTCATAAAGGAAGCTTAGAGTCTTATGCGTTTTTAAAAAAGGATTTAGATACATTGCAAATTCCTTATTACTTAACTTTGGGCAATCATGATAATAGAACCAATGCTTTAACAATTTTTAAAAATTTAAAACAAGATGACAATGGTTTTATACAATATGAAATACAATGCGATAATAATAATGTTTTTTTAGTATTAGATACCATAAAACTTAAAAGTCATGGAGGAGAGTATTGTCAAAAACGTCAAATTTGGTTAAAAAATGCTTTAGAAAAAAATCTAAACAAAAATGTATTTATTTGTTTGCATCATGCTCCTTTTAAAACAGGTCTTAAAGCTATGGATCTTATAGGGATTGATGAAAAACATTCTTTAGATATTTATAAATTATTTAATTCATATAAAAATGTAAAACATTTATTTTTTGGACACTACCATAGTACTCTTTGTGGAAGATGGAAGGACATTTCTTTTTCGACTCTTAAATGGATTAATCATCAAGTTAAATTTGATTTAAATAGCCATAAAGTATTGCTAGAATTTAGAAGGCCCAGAATATGCTGTTGTTTTGCTTAA
- the rplE gene encoding 50S ribosomal protein L5: protein MMRLKEKYNQSIKTALLEEFNIKNPILIPVIEKVVISVGAGELAKDQKILQNIADTISLIAGQKAVITKAKKSVAGFKVREGFPVGVMVTLRKDNMYAFLDKLISIALPRVKDFRGLSKDGFDGRGNYNFGLDEQLMFPEVEYDKILRTHGMNISIVTTAQNDKQAQKLLELMGVPFAKGK from the coding sequence ATGATGAGATTAAAAGAAAAATACAATCAAAGCATTAAAACTGCATTGCTTGAAGAATTTAATATTAAAAATCCTATACTTATCCCTGTAATAGAAAAAGTAGTCATTAGCGTAGGAGCAGGTGAATTAGCCAAAGATCAAAAAATATTGCAAAATATTGCAGATACTATTTCTTTGATCGCAGGTCAAAAAGCTGTAATTACTAAGGCAAAAAAATCAGTTGCAGGATTTAAAGTCCGCGAAGGTTTTCCTGTAGGCGTAATGGTAACTTTAAGAAAAGACAATATGTATGCTTTTCTTGATAAGCTTATTTCTATTGCTTTGCCAAGGGTTAAAGACTTTAGAGGTTTAAGCAAAGATGGTTTTGATGGACGTGGAAATTATAATTTTGGACTTGATGAACAATTAATGTTTCCAGAAGTCGAGTATGATAAAATTTTAAGAACTCACGGTATGAATATTTCTATAGTTACAACAGCACAAAATGATAAACAGGCACAAAAGTTATTAGAACTTATGGGTGTGCCATTTGCAAAAGGAAAATAA
- the rplV gene encoding 50S ribosomal protein L22, protein MSKALIKFIRLSPTKARLIAKEVQGMNAELAMASLKFMPNKGAKYIANAISSAVANGGFEANEVVVKSCRVDAGAVLKRFRPRARGSASRIRKPTSHILVEVAKVELKPDEKKTVKTTAAAKKTRAKKES, encoded by the coding sequence ATGAGTAAAGCATTGATTAAATTTATAAGATTGTCTCCAACTAAAGCAAGATTAATTGCTAAAGAAGTGCAAGGAATGAACGCAGAATTAGCTATGGCTAGTTTAAAATTCATGCCAAATAAAGGTGCAAAATACATTGCAAATGCAATCTCAAGTGCCGTAGCTAATGGTGGATTTGAAGCTAATGAAGTGGTAGTAAAAAGTTGTCGTGTTGATGCTGGTGCTGTCTTAAAAAGATTTAGACCAAGAGCTAGAGGAAGTGCAAGTCGTATTAGAAAACCTACTTCACATATTTTAGTAGAAGTAGCAAAAGTAGAACTTAAGCCTGATGAGAAAAAAACAGTAAAAACTACTGCAGCAGCTAAAAAAACAAGAGCGAAAAAGGAAAGCTAA